A single region of the Silene latifolia isolate original U9 population chromosome 8, ASM4854445v1, whole genome shotgun sequence genome encodes:
- the LOC141594827 gene encoding uncharacterized protein LOC141594827 codes for MHTIGFWNVRGLNDLNKQKVVKWFMHNNGVGLFGLLETKLKPRTLLNKNTSICDGWSISTNCSWHRRGRIWIMWKPECFDVNFISYSAQHIHMIICSRADNKVFQLTMIYAFNGLEERVALWNALKEIFNDCNDPWLWLGDFNTVMSPVERLGGNTTDTEMAHFQDCVSICGMDDIPSTGALFTWSNKQNPSARVYSRLDRAMGNQEWLDMFGDSYAHFYPEGLFDHCPCTMLDRHAALGGKKNFKYFNRWGSTSQFKDIVRTVWSLRFQGTRMFSLVKKLKALKPALKSLNRSCFSDIENNTNIANLALENI; via the coding sequence ATGCATACTATAGGATTTTGGAATGTGAGAGGTCTAAATGACCTGAATAAGCAGAAGGTGGTTAAATGGTTTATGCACAATAATGGGGTTGGTTTGTTTGGCTTATTAGAAACTAAGCTAAAACCTAGAACTCTTTTGAATAAAAATACCTCAATTTGTGATGGATGGAGCATTTCCACCAACTGCAGCTGGCATAGACGAGGTAGAATTTGGATAATGTGGAAACCTGAATGTTTTGATGTTAACTTTATATCCTATAGTGCTCAGCATATCCATATGATTATttgttctagagctgataataaGGTTTTTCAACTTACAATGATATATGCTTTTAATGGTTTAGAGGAAAGGGTGGCTTTATGGAATGCTCTTAAGGAAATTTTCAATGACTgtaatgatccttggttatggttAGGGGATTTTAATACTGTTATGTCACCTGTAGAGAGACTTGGGGGTAATACAACAGATACTGAAATGGCACATTTTCAGGATTGTGTTTCTATTTGTGGAATGGATGATATCCCCTCTACTGGAGCTTTGTTTACTTGGTCAAATAAACAGAATCCATCTGCTAGAGTCTATAGTAGGTTGGATAGGGCTATGGGGAATCAAGAATGGTTGGATATGTTTGGTGACAGTTATGCACATTTTTACCCAGAAGGTTTATTTGATCATTGTCCTTGTACTATGCTGGATAGGCATGCTGCTTTGGGTGGCAAGAaaaatttcaaatatttcaatagGTGGGGATCTACTAGTCAATTTAAAGATATAGTGAGGACTGTGTGGAGTCTCAGGTTTCAAGGAACCAGAATGTTCTCCTTAGTTAAGAAATTAAAAGCTTTAAAGCCTGCTTTGAAGAGTCTGAATAGGAGTTGTTTTTCTGATATTGAAAACAACACCAATATTGCAAACTTGGCACTTGAGAACATTTAG
- the LOC141594828 gene encoding uncharacterized protein LOC141594828, whose amino-acid sequence MLVDNPGDPDLLQQKMDMALDLRELISSRDSFLIQKAKTQWSLEVTERVNQTIVRQGACCTADHWSIPSKPVTAEEVKHCLFSIPKGKSLGRDGYEIKELLLRGEASLRILCQDLVRLYNRGMASPRCMFKLDLQKVYDIIEWNFVAQMLAALNFPLKFQGLVMECLTTPTYTLSLNGGHFGYFPGKRGDTQSIMLLLRVMTTFSAASGLKVNVAKSEVIFNEVTTGLKEDIIKVSGFQEGTLPFKCLGVPIQPGRLLRKDCRVLTDKIVRKIRGIGARKLSYAGRLVLINSVLNTLHNYWASIFLIPKCVIHQIEAICRNFLWENGTEYHRSPFVAWNDICYSKKEGGLGIKNAGVWNVASVGKLGPHLPVQWNKEVWDPWNVPKHAFIGWLIQRKALNTRVKLAKFGVSLSDRCLLCENAAESHEHLFNDCVYSSMVIAGLEQWLHLTHNGRANRSQNQIKICRMAKMAIWYNIWFSRNVCRLEQKVKRLDLLVKDIKAQVHQRFIQKIDRLLALKDRDRLSLLNIHLM is encoded by the exons ATGTTGGTTGATAATCCTGGTGATCCTGATTTACTGCAACAGAAAATGGATATGGCTCTGGACCTTAGAGAACTTATATCTTCCAGAGATAGTTTCTTGATTCAAAAAGCCAAAACCCAGTGGTCCTTAGAAG TGACTGAAAGGGTGAATCAAACTATAGTGAGGCAAGGGGCTTGTTGTACTGCTGATCACTGGTCAATCCCGAGTAAGCCTGTTACAGCTGAGGAAGTTAAGCACTGTCTTTTTAGTATCCCTAAGGGAAAATCTCTTGGCCGTGATGGATATG AAATCAAGGAGCTTTTGTTAAGGGGAGAAGCATCCTTGAGAATATTATGTCAGGATCTTGTTAGACTGTATAATAGGGGCATGGCTTCTCCTAGATGCATGTTCAAACTTGATCTGCAGAAGGTTTATGATATAATTGAATGGAATTTTGTGGCTCAGATGCTTGCAGCTCTTAATTTTCCACTGAAGTTCCAAGGTCTGGTCATGGAATGCCTTACTACTCCCACTTACACTTTAAGCCTTAATGGAGGTCATTTTGGATACTTCCCAGGGAAAAGAG gagatactCAGTCTATTATGTTGCTCCTTAGAGTTATGACAACCTTCTCTGCAGCATCTGGGTTGAAAGTGAATGTTGCTAAGTCTGAGGTTATCTTCAATGAGGTGACAACTGGACTGAAAGAAGATATCATTAAAGTTTCAGGGTTTCAGGAAGGTACTTTGCCTTTCAAGTGTTTGGGAGTCCCAATACAACCTGGCAGACTACTAAGGAAGGATTGCAGAGTTCTCACTGACAAAATTGTTAGGAAAATCAGAGGTATTGGGGCAAGGAAGCTTAGCTATGCTGGAAGACTGGTACTTATCAATTCTGTGCTAAACACCTTGCACAACTACTGGGCATCCATTTTCTTAATACCTAAATGTGTGATCCATCAAATTGAAGCTATTTGTCGAAATTTTTTGTGGGAAAATGGCACTGAATATCACAGATCCCCTTTTGTGGCTTGGAATGACATCTGTTACAGCAAGAAAGAAGGTGGACTGGGGATTAAAAATGCCGGGGTGTGGAATGTTGCTAGTGTTGGAAAGCTG GGACCACACCTCCCTGTCCAATGGAATAAGGAAGTTTGGGATCCTTGGAATGTACCTAAGCATGCGTTTATTGGCTGGTTAATTCAGAGAAAAGCTTTAAATACTCGGGTTAAACTGGCAAAGTTTGGAGTTAGTCTCTCTGATAGGTGTTTGCTTTGTGAGAATGCTGCAGAGTCACATGAACACCTGTTTAATGATTGTGTTTACAGTTCTATGGTGATTGCAGGATTAGAACAATGGCTTCATCTTACTCACAATGGTCGGGCTAATCGTTCACAGAATCAGATTAAAATCTGTAGGATGGCAAAAATGGCAATTTGGTATAATATCTGGTTTTCAAGGAATGTTTGCAGGCTGGAACAAAAGGTGAAGAGGCTTGATCTCTTAGTCAAAGATATTAAAGCACAAGTGCATCAACGTTTCATCCAAAAAATTGATAGACTACTTGCCTTGAAGGATAGGGATCGGTTATCTTTGTTAAATATTCATCTCATGTAA